Proteins encoded in a region of the Zea mays cultivar B73 chromosome 4, Zm-B73-REFERENCE-NAM-5.0, whole genome shotgun sequence genome:
- the LOC100276330 gene encoding uncharacterized protein isoform X3, producing MQAREAQLCMSDTCSLHENGHDEISIKAMGQAINKTVMVVELIKRRVGGLHQNSATESVDITDTWEPLEEGLLPLETTRHVSMITVTLSKKPLDTSSPGYQPPIPAEEVKPAFDYDHEDSYPTGRGRGRGGGRRGRGRGMSNGPSPPAYGYNEEWGEEGDYYNRGRGRGRSRGRGRVRGGYYGGGRRGGYSYGYGARGGYYEEQDEYYDDPEEYAPPGRRGRGRGRRGMPWRGRGVYY from the exons ATGCAAGCACGTGAAGCCCAACTCTGCATGTCCGACACATGCAGCTTGCAT GAAAATGGACACGATGAGATTAGTATCAAGGCCATGGGACAGGCCATAAATAAGACAGTTATGGTTGTTGAATTGATTAAG AGAAGGGTTGGAGGTCTTCATCAGAACAGTGCCACTGAATCTGTTGATATCACAGACACATGGGAACCTTTGGAAGAAGGCCTTCTCCC ACTAGAGACAACTCGCCATGTGTCGATGATCACTGTGACGTTATCAAAGAAGCCTCTGGATACATCATCTCCAGG ATACCAACCACCTATCCCAGCTGAAGAAGTGAAACCTGCTTTTGACTATGACCATGAAG ATTCGTATCCTACTGGCCGTGGAAGAGGACGTGGTGGTGGGAGAAGAGGCAGGGGAAGAG GTATGAGCAATGGTCCCTCTCCACCCGCTTATGGTTACAATGAAGAGTGGGGTGAGGAAGGAGATTACTATAATAGAGGGCGTGGGAGAGGAAGGTCACGTGGACGAGGCAGAGTGCGTGGTGGCTACTATGGAGGCGGGAGGCGTGGTGGCTACAGTTATGGCTATGGTGCGAGAGGCGGGTACTATGAAGAGCAAGACGAATACTATGATGATCCTGAAGAATATGCCCCTCCAGGCCGTCGTG GGCGTGGCAGAGGAAGAAGGGGGATGCCTTGGCGTGGCCGTGGAGTCTACTACTAG
- the LOC100276330 gene encoding uncharacterized protein isoform X4 produces MGQAINKTVMVVELIKRRVGGLHQNSATESVDITDTWEPLEEGLLPLETTRHVSMITVTLSKKPLDTSSPGYQPPIPAEEVKPAFDYDHEDSYPTGRGRGRGGGRRGRGRGICMSNGPSPPAYGYNEEWGEEGDYYNRGRGRGRSRGRGRVRGGYYGGGRRGGYSYGYGARGGYYEEQDEYYDDPEEYAPPGRRGRGRGRRGMPWRGRGVYY; encoded by the exons ATGGGACAGGCCATAAATAAGACAGTTATGGTTGTTGAATTGATTAAG AGAAGGGTTGGAGGTCTTCATCAGAACAGTGCCACTGAATCTGTTGATATCACAGACACATGGGAACCTTTGGAAGAAGGCCTTCTCCC ACTAGAGACAACTCGCCATGTGTCGATGATCACTGTGACGTTATCAAAGAAGCCTCTGGATACATCATCTCCAGG ATACCAACCACCTATCCCAGCTGAAGAAGTGAAACCTGCTTTTGACTATGACCATGAAG ATTCGTATCCTACTGGCCGTGGAAGAGGACGTGGTGGTGGGAGAAGAGGCAGGGGAAGAGGTATAT GTATGAGCAATGGTCCCTCTCCACCCGCTTATGGTTACAATGAAGAGTGGGGTGAGGAAGGAGATTACTATAATAGAGGGCGTGGGAGAGGAAGGTCACGTGGACGAGGCAGAGTGCGTGGTGGCTACTATGGAGGCGGGAGGCGTGGTGGCTACAGTTATGGCTATGGTGCGAGAGGCGGGTACTATGAAGAGCAAGACGAATACTATGATGATCCTGAAGAATATGCCCCTCCAGGCCGTCGTG GGCGTGGCAGAGGAAGAAGGGGGATGCCTTGGCGTGGCCGTGGAGTCTACTACTAG
- the LOC100276330 gene encoding uncharacterized protein isoform X2, whose protein sequence is MQAREAQLCMSDTCSLHENGHDEISIKAMGQAINKTVMVVELIKRRVGGLHQNSATESVDITDTWEPLEEGLLPLETTRHVSMITVTLSKKPLDTSSPGYQPPIPAEEVKPAFDYDHEDSYPTGRGRGRGGGRRGRGRGICMSNGPSPPAYGYNEEWGEEGDYYNRGRGRGRSRGRGRVRGGYYGGGRRGGYSYGYGARGGYYEEQDEYYDDPEEYAPPGRRGRGRGRRGMPWRGRGVYY, encoded by the exons ATGCAAGCACGTGAAGCCCAACTCTGCATGTCCGACACATGCAGCTTGCAT GAAAATGGACACGATGAGATTAGTATCAAGGCCATGGGACAGGCCATAAATAAGACAGTTATGGTTGTTGAATTGATTAAG AGAAGGGTTGGAGGTCTTCATCAGAACAGTGCCACTGAATCTGTTGATATCACAGACACATGGGAACCTTTGGAAGAAGGCCTTCTCCC ACTAGAGACAACTCGCCATGTGTCGATGATCACTGTGACGTTATCAAAGAAGCCTCTGGATACATCATCTCCAGG ATACCAACCACCTATCCCAGCTGAAGAAGTGAAACCTGCTTTTGACTATGACCATGAAG ATTCGTATCCTACTGGCCGTGGAAGAGGACGTGGTGGTGGGAGAAGAGGCAGGGGAAGAGGTATAT GTATGAGCAATGGTCCCTCTCCACCCGCTTATGGTTACAATGAAGAGTGGGGTGAGGAAGGAGATTACTATAATAGAGGGCGTGGGAGAGGAAGGTCACGTGGACGAGGCAGAGTGCGTGGTGGCTACTATGGAGGCGGGAGGCGTGGTGGCTACAGTTATGGCTATGGTGCGAGAGGCGGGTACTATGAAGAGCAAGACGAATACTATGATGATCCTGAAGAATATGCCCCTCCAGGCCGTCGTG GGCGTGGCAGAGGAAGAAGGGGGATGCCTTGGCGTGGCCGTGGAGTCTACTACTAG
- the LOC100276330 gene encoding uncharacterized protein isoform X5: MGQAINKTVMVVELIKRRVGGLHQNSATESVDITDTWEPLEEGLLPLETTRHVSMITVTLSKKPLDTSSPGYQPPIPAEEVKPAFDYDHEDSYPTGRGRGRGGGRRGRGRGMSNGPSPPAYGYNEEWGEEGDYYNRGRGRGRSRGRGRVRGGYYGGGRRGGYSYGYGARGGYYEEQDEYYDDPEEYAPPGRRGRGRGRRGMPWRGRGVYY; encoded by the exons ATGGGACAGGCCATAAATAAGACAGTTATGGTTGTTGAATTGATTAAG AGAAGGGTTGGAGGTCTTCATCAGAACAGTGCCACTGAATCTGTTGATATCACAGACACATGGGAACCTTTGGAAGAAGGCCTTCTCCC ACTAGAGACAACTCGCCATGTGTCGATGATCACTGTGACGTTATCAAAGAAGCCTCTGGATACATCATCTCCAGG ATACCAACCACCTATCCCAGCTGAAGAAGTGAAACCTGCTTTTGACTATGACCATGAAG ATTCGTATCCTACTGGCCGTGGAAGAGGACGTGGTGGTGGGAGAAGAGGCAGGGGAAGAG GTATGAGCAATGGTCCCTCTCCACCCGCTTATGGTTACAATGAAGAGTGGGGTGAGGAAGGAGATTACTATAATAGAGGGCGTGGGAGAGGAAGGTCACGTGGACGAGGCAGAGTGCGTGGTGGCTACTATGGAGGCGGGAGGCGTGGTGGCTACAGTTATGGCTATGGTGCGAGAGGCGGGTACTATGAAGAGCAAGACGAATACTATGATGATCCTGAAGAATATGCCCCTCCAGGCCGTCGTG GGCGTGGCAGAGGAAGAAGGGGGATGCCTTGGCGTGGCCGTGGAGTCTACTACTAG